The region GCGATATCCTGAATGTTATAGCCATCCCCGGTCACCAACCCACGCACCCGCTCCGGCCACAGCGCCGCGACGATACAGGCGGCGCGCCCACCCCAGTCATAGCCCGCCAGGGTCGCGCGCTGGATAGACAGCGCATCCATGAAATCCAGCAGGTCCTTGGCCAACGCCGCCTGTTGGCCGGAACGCATCACCTGCTCATCGATAAACCGCGTCGGGCCATAGCCACGCAGGTAGGGCACTAACACCCGGCACCCGCGCTCGGCCAGGGCCGGCGCAATGTCATCGTAGCCGCGTGGGTCGTAGGGGAAACCATGCAACAGGATAACCGGTTCACCGTCGTCGGGGCCGTGGGCTTCATAGGCCACATCGAGCATGGAAGTGCGCACGTAAAGTAGCGGGGCGGATGTGTTCATGATGCGCTCGAACGAGGTGGCCGAAGGTGCTGGAACTCTAGCCGATACCGAATGACGATGCGGCATGTACTTGAGGGCAATAGTCTTGCTCGCCGGGATGGGTAGCCAGCAGGCCGGCGTTTTTCAGCACCGGCTGGGGTTCCCTGGTGGCGTCCCGGTCAGGGTTGCCAGACGGTCTTCTCCCCGCTGAGTTTGCGGTCCAGAAAGGTCGCTGCGCTGATCAGCGCCAAGTGGCTCAGCGCCTGGGGTGTATTGCCCAGATGCCGGGCCTGGCTGTCGAACTCCTCGGCGTACAAACCCAGGGGGTTGGCGTAGCGCAGCAGTTGTTCGAATTCCAGGTGGGCTTTTTCGACTTGACCGGCCCGCGCCAGGCACTCGACGTACCAGAACGAGCAGGCGGCGAACGCGCCTTCGGTGCCTTGCAAGCCGTCAATCTGGCTGTCGTCGTTGCGGTAGCGATAAACCATGCCGTCGCGCACCAGGCTTTTCTGGATCGCCTCCAGTGTCGACAGCCAGCGTGGGTCAGTGGCCGCGACGAAGCGCACCAGCGGCATCAGCAACATCGAGCCATCGAGGGCGGTGCTGCCGATATGTTGCACGAAGTGCCCGCGCTCTTCATTCCAGAAGTTGCTCCAGATATCGGCATAAATCGCCTGCCGTGTCTGGTCCCAGCGTGCGAACGGGGCGGGCAGCGAGCGCTTGGAGGCCAGGCGGATTGCGCGGTCCAGCGCCACCCAGCACATCAGGCGTGAGTGCAGGAAGTGATGCTGCTCGCCGCGCATTTCCCAGATGCCGACGTCCTTCTGATTCCAGATTTCGCAAACCTGGTCGGCGACTTCCACCGTGTGTTTCCAGCCTTCGTGGGAGATGGCTTCACCGTATTTGTTAACCAGGTACACCGCGTCCATCAGCTCGCCGTAGATATCCAGCTGGATCTGGTCGAAGGCCTCATTGCCGACGCGCACAGGCTTGGCGCCGCCATGCCCGCTGAAGTGGTCCAGCTCGGTTTCCGGCAGTTCCTGGCGACCGTCAATGCCATAGAGGATGTTGATTTTGGTCGGCTGGCCGCAGCAGTCACTGACCCGGCCTTTGAGCCAGCGCATGTAGCTGTTGGCTTCCTCGATAAAGCCCAGGCGCATGAACGCGTAGACGGTAAACGAGGCGTCGCGGATCCACGTGTAGCGGTAGTCCCAGTTGCGTTCGCCGCCGGGTGTTTCCGGCAGGCCGAAGGTGGCGGCGGCGATGATGGCGCCGTGTTTGCGTGAGGTCAGCAGCTTGAGGGCCAGCGCCGAGCGATTGACCATTTCGCGCCAGCGCCCGCGGTAATTCGACTGCGCGATCCAGCCGCGCCAGAACTTCAAGGTTCGCTCCAGGTACAGGTCGGTACAGTGGTTGGTCACGCGCGGATCGTCCTCGCCGCCCAATACAAATTCGGCGCCTTCTTCCTGGGTCAGGGTAAAGCTGGCGACTGCCGAATGATCGTCGAGGCTTAACGGGTGGCTGCCGACCAGGCGCAGGCCAGGCTGGCCGTCGGCAGTGAACAGCACGCCGCCCTTGTCGGCCGCGGCGTGCGTTGCCGAGCGGGCATAGTCATGACGCACGGCGCAGCGCAGGTGGATCGTGGCCTTGCCGCTGACAACGCGCACCCGGCGGATCAACAGCGGCAGGTCGTCGATTTCTTCGGTGACCGCCAGCAGGTCGGTGATTTCCACCACCGCCTCATCGCTCAGCCACCGGGTTTGCAGCACGTTGGTGTCGGGCAGGTAGATTTGCTCGCGGCGGGCGTTGGGCAGGTCGGGAGTGAGCTGGAAAGCCCCGGCCTCAGGTGTGTCCAGCAGCGAGCAAAAGATCGACGGGCTGTCAAATTCCGGCCAGCAGAAAAAGTCGATACTGCCGGTGTCATTGACCAGCGCTGCACTGCGCATATCACCGATGATGCCGTGGGCATCAATGGCGCTTTGGGGTTCGTTCTTGAAATCAACCATTGCCACGAAACTCCGGATAAAGGCTCATGCCGCCATCGATGAACAGGGTGCTGCCGACCACGTAATCGGAGGCGTCACTCGCCAGCCAGACCACCGCATTGGCCACGTCCTCCACGTCGCCGACCCGGCCATAAGGAATCAGCTTCAATAACTCCTTTTGCGCCGCGCCTTCCGTGGCCGCACGGTTGATCGCCGTACGAATCGCACCCGGTGCAATGCCATTGATCCGTATGCGCTGCTCGCTGACTTCCTGGGCAAGGGTACGCATCAGCATCTCGACCCCGCCTTTTGAGGCCGCGTAATTCACGTGCCCGGCCCACGGGATGATTTGATGCACCGAACTCATGTGAATGATTTTGCCGGCCGCTCGCGACACGCCTTCGCGCACGCCTTGGCGATTGAAGATACGCACGGCGGCGCGGGCGCACAGGAACTGGCCGGTGAGGTTCACGCCGATCACGGTGTTCCAGTCGTCGAGGGTCATGTCCACCAGGTTGGCGTCTTTTTGCAAACCGGAGTTGGCGACCAGAATGTCCAGGTGGCCGAAGGCGTCGAGGGTCTGGGCGAACAGGCGTTCCACGTCGGCCTCTTTTGACACATCACCACCGATGGCCACCGCTCGGCCGCCGTCGGCGTTGATCTGAGCGGCGAGGGCTTCGGCGGGTGCCGCCTGGGAATTGTAATTGAGCACCACGGCCGCCCCGGCTTCAGCCAGGGCCTTGGCGGCGCCAGCACCAATGCCGGAACTGGCGCCGGTGACCAGGGCCACTTGTTGTTGCAATGAAATCTGCATCGCCCACCCACCGTTTTATGAGAGTCCTTTCTGCTGACTGACGCGACGGGGCACAAGTTCACCCGGCACCTGCACGCCGGGAATCAATTGCCCCACTTAATAGGAAGCATTACTATTCACGCCCCGCCTCCCCAGTGCTCTCGCGATGATTCCTCAGCCGCCCCGCAGAACAGGCTTTTTCGAGCATTACGAAGAGTTGATCGGAACCTGGACACGTCGCCTGAAAAACCGTCAGCAGGCCGAAGATCTGGCCCACGACACTTTCGTGCGGGTGCTCGAGTCGCGTTCGACCGAGGTTGAGCAACCGCGCGCTTATCTGCATCAAACAGCGCGCAATATCGCCGTAGACGCTTACCGCCGCGAAGACCGCCGTGAAGCGCTGGCGCTGGAAACCTTTGATCAGCGTTCGCCTCACAGCGGCGACCCGGAGCATTTCATGCACGCGATCCAGTTGGCGGACTCCATCGAGCGGGCCTTGGCCGAGTTGCCCGTCAACTGCCGCAGGATTTTCATCTGGCAGAAGATCGAGGGTCTCACCCAGCAGGAAATCGCCGTACGCCTGGGGCTTTCAAAAAACATGGTGGAAAAGTATATGATCCGCACCCTGCGGCATCTGCGTGACCGCCTGGATGCGATGGCCCCATGACCCGCCTTGAAACAGGATCTTCCATGATGGATAACCGTTCTCGCGACGAAGCCGCGCAATGGTTTGTACGCCTGCAAGACGCCGAGTTGAGCGTCGAAGAGCGCCAACGTTTCGACGCCTGGCGCAATGAATGCCCGGAGCACCAATACGAATTTGACCTGCTGCAAGGCGTGTGGAGCGCCACCGACCTGTTGCCCAAGGCCCGTTTGCAGGCCCTGTGCGATGAGCCGGTCGAGCGCCCCGAGCGCCGGGCAATCTTGCGTTATGGTATCGCCGCCAGCGTGGTCGCCGCTGCCTTGGGGTTGGGACTATTCAGCGCGCTTGATCACACCAAACCCTACAGCGCCGAGTTCAGCACTCGCCTGGGCGAGCATCGCCAGGTGGCCTTGCCCGACGGTTCGATGATGGACCTCAACAGCCGCAGCGTCGTCGCGGTGCACTACGAAAAGGGCCGGCGCGGTGTCGAACTGAAACAGGGCGAAGCCATGTTCAGCGTCGAACATGACACCCGCCGTCCCTTTATTGTCGCTGCCGGGGCCGGGCAGGTGACGGTCACCGGCACGCGTTTTGATGTGCGCCGCGATGACGACCAGACCCGCGTGGTGGTCGAGGCCGGCACGGTCAAGGTACAGGGGCGCTCGTCGGATCAAATCGTCACGCTTACGGCGGGGCGGGGCACGCATGTTGATCCTCGAGGGCAAGTTGCAGCGGCGTATGCGGTGAATGCCGATGAGCTGACGGCCTGGCGCACCGGCAAGTTGGTGTTCAACAACGCCACCCTCGGCGAAGTGGTGCGGGAGGTATCGCGCTACCGCGAGCAACCGTTGCGGGTCAATACCGCTGCGGTCAGCAACCTGCGCCTGACCAGCGTGTTCAAGTCCAGCGACACCGACGCCTTGCTCAAAGCCTTGCCGCACATCCTGCCGGTCGCGGTGCGCGCCTTGCCGGATGGCAGTCAGGAAATTATTTCACGCTGAGATTCAGGTTTTTTTCGAGTTCTACGTCTTCTTCTGCAACTGCAACTGGTTTGCATTAACAGTCGCGCACTCTTGCGATCACAGGACTAGGTTCGACGTGAAAAAACTCGCCGTGTACAACAATAAAGTGAGCAACACTAAAATCGCCTGCTGGGCTCCACTCGCCCTGGCACTGGCTGTCAGCGCCGCGTTGCCTGCAGCCTACGCTGCCGATGGCATCCATATTCGGGCCCAGCCGTTGGGCGCAGCCTTGAGCCAGTTGGGCCAGCAAACGTCCCTGCAAGTGTTTTTCAGCCCTGAGATGGTTGCGGGCAAACAAGCCCCTGCGGTAGATGGCAATGTCTCGCCCGAACAAGCACTGGGCCAATTGCTGCACGGCAGCGGCCTGGATTATCAGATGGACGCGGGCTCCGTGACCCTGCGCCCGCAGAGCAACGGCACCGGCGAAGCCGGCTCGCCGCTGGAGTTGGGCGTCACCGACATCAAGGTGGTCGGCGACTGGCTGGGCGACGCCAATGCCGAAGTGGTGCAGAACCACCCTGGCGCGCGGACGGTCATCCGCCGCGAAGCAATGGTGGAGCAGGGCGCGATGAACGTCGGTGACGTATTGCGCCGTGTGCCTGGCGTACAGGTGCAGGAAGCCAACGGCACCGGCGGCAGCGACATTTCCCTGAACGTAGGCGTTCGCGGCCTGACTTCGCGCCTGTCGCCACGCTCCACCGTACTGATCGATGGCGTGCCGGCGGCGTTCGCCCCGTATGGCCAGCCACAACTGTCGATGGCACCGATTTCCGCCGGCAATCTGGACAGCATCGACGTGGTGCGCGGGGCCGGCTCCGTGCGTTATGGGCCACAGAACGTCGGTGGTGTGATCAACTTCGTGACCCGCGCCATCCCGGAAAAATTCTCCGGCGACGTCGGCACCACCCTGGAAACCTCGGCCCACGGCGGTTGGAAACACATTGAAAACGCCTTCGTCGGCGGCACCGCGGACAACGGTATCGGCGCAGCGCTGCTGTATTCCGGGGTCAAGGGTGATGGCTATCGCAGCAGTAACAACAGCAACGACATCGACGATGTGATCTTCAAGACCCACTGGGCACCGACCGATCAAGACGATTTCTCGCTGAACTTCCACTACTACGATGCCAGCGCCGATATGCCCGGTGGCCTGACCCAGCAGCAGTTCCGCGCCAACCCGTACCAGTCGGTGCGTGACTGGGACAGCTTCAGCGGCCGGCGCAAGGACGTGTCCTTCAAGTACATCCGTCAGATCGACGACCGTACCCAGGCCGAAGTGCTGACTTACTACTCCGACAGTTTCCGCGGCAGCAACATCGCCAACCGCGACCTGAAGACCATCAGCTCCTACCCGCGCACCTACTACACCTTCGGCATCGAACCACGGGTGTCCCACGTGTTCGACGTGGGGCCGAGCACCCAGGAAGTCAGTCTGGGTTATCGCTACCTCAAGGAAGGCATGCACGAGCAGGCCAGCAGCCTCAACCTGGTCAACAACGTACCGACGCCGGGCGGCCAGAACGACGGGCACGTCTACCAGGACCGCACCGGCGGCACCGAGGCCAACGCCTTCTATATCGATAACAAAATCGATATCGGCAAGTGGACCATTACCCCGGGCATTCGCTTCGAAGACATCAAGACCACTTGGCACGACCGCCCGGTAGTCGCCTTGAACGGTGTGCGCACCCAGGAGAAAAATCGCGAGGTCAGCAACAACGAGCCGCTGCCGGCCCTGAGCGTGATGTACCACGTCTCCGACGCCTGGAAACTGTTCGCCAACTACGAAACGTCCTTCGGTAGCCTGCAGTACTTCCAACTCGGGCAGGGCGGTAACGGTGACCAGACCGCCAACGGCCTGAACCCGGAAAAAGCCAAGACCTACGAAATCGGTACGCGCTACAACGACAGCGTCTGGGGCGGCGAAGTGACGCTGTTCTACATCGACTTCTCGGATGAGTTGCAATACGTCAGCAATGACGTGGGCTGGACCAATCTGGGTGCCACCAAACACCAGGGTATCGAAACCTCGGCCCACTATGACCTGTCGCACCTGGACCCACGCCTCGACGGCCTGACCGCCAGCGCCGGTTTCACCTACACCAAGGCCACCTCCGAAGGCGATGTACCGTTCAAGGGCCGCGACCTGCCGCTGTACTCTCGTGAAGTGGCGACACTGGGCCTGCGTTACGACATCAACCACTGGACCCATAACCTGGACGTCTATGCCCAGTCCGGCCAGCGCGCGCCCGGCACCGGCACCACTTACATTACCCAAGGCACCGCCGATGGCCAATACGGGGATATCGCGGGTTATGTGTCGGTTAACGTGCGCAGCGGGTATGACTTCGGTGCGCAACTGTCGAACCTTAAACTGGGTGTGGGTGTGAAAAACGTCTTCGACCAGCAGCACTACACACGCTCCAGTGACAACAATTCCGGCTTGTACCTTGGCGAGCCGCGTACGTTCTTCGTACAGGCAAGCGTCGGGTTCTGACCGGCCGTTGAAATGAAACATCGCAGCTCACGGGCTGCGATTTTTTTGCCTGTTTACCCAGCGGCTACCCACTTGCGTACGGCCTGCGCAGGAACTGTTTTCGCGCGTTTGCCACACAGCCTATAACCAGAGGATTTGATCGTACTGGTCGCTTTTCAGACGCTGAGCCAGGGCCCAGACATGACTTCAACTTTGTTTCAATCCGGCCAATCCGCTGGCCGTGGCGCCTTCCACTGCCGGCATATCCTTGCTCGCTCAACATCGGTAAACGTGGACGGGGCATCAGCAGCGCTGCGCAAGGTGCACGCCACCGAAGCGCTGCGAGTGAAAGCCTTTGTGGGCCAGCGCAAATTCCAGGCCCCAGTCGCCGATGATTTTATCCGTGGCCTGCTTGCGCCGGGGCATGCAAGCCAGCCGGATGCCAAGGGGTTGAGGCAAGCCCATTGCATGTGGGCCGCGCTGACCAATGGCCTCGCCGCCTGGTGGCGTGGGCAAAGGCCAGCTTTAACCGGCGTCTCAGGGTCTTTTTACATGCTGTTATGGGTATTCGCCCGTTGACCGGAACTATTGCACGCCACTAACCACATATCCGCTGCTTGCTGCCCAGGCATCAATTCGATGATTGGGGGCACCTTGATGGTGACTTTCAGGCAAGTACAGATCTGCAACAGGTGGGAGATGACGTATGAAGATTGATGGTGCAATACCGTGCGGGCAGCCAACGACGATGGGCGGGCCAGAGGCCCGTTGGGTTTCGCCGCCACCCGTTTTTCATCCACCTTGCGACGCGCAATACGCAACGCCGGATGTGCCGGTACGACGGCCTGCGTTGTTGCGCGCAGGCCTGTCTTCGCTGCGCCACCAGACGCTGCAGAATGCACCCACTGCTCGCGCGAACACCACACCTCCCGGTCCGACCTCGACGGATAGCCAATTGGCGGGCGAGTTGGAGAGACACTTTGGCGACCTGCATGCGTTCTTGAAAGAAGGTCGCTTGACGCAGTCGTCGCTGCGCCAGATCGCAGCGCAAGCGTTGACGGGAGAGTAATGTGCGGGACCGTATGATTCTGGTGATCAGGGAAATTCTCAATCGCCCGTCGCTGAACGACGCGATCATCGATTGCACGGGGTATATCACCCGCGACAGCTTGAACGCCGCCGCCGCCGCATTACGGGGCAACAGCTCCTCCAGCGCCTTCAGCCAGGACCCTTTTCATGGCCAGGGCAACACCGAGGTCGTGCAGGCTTTACAAGGCTATTTCAAACCATTGAGGGACACGTCCAAAGACCGCACGGTGTTTTTTGAAACCGTTGAATATTTGGACATTGCACTGCTTGAAACCGTGATGAATGACCCCGACGACACCGATTCACGGGGCATGCCCATTCTGGAGGCCGCCACTGGGTTACCCAGGAAGAAGTACAGCGAACACTGCGTGTACACGGCAAAAAACATCATTGAGCGCCCGGGTTTACTACGCTCATTGGAGCGCGCCAATAACACGCGTATGTTTGGTCGCCCCAGGCACGAGGGATGGCTTTGCAACAAAAGCCTGGAGCGCTGGCTGGAACAGTACGCGACACACAAAGCCAGGTAACACCCTGGCCTTGTGCGGTGAGCGGTTTACACCTTGAGAATCTTGCCGCTGATAGCCACGCCGGCCAGCAGCATTGCAATCAGCACAAAGGCGGTGCTCAAGCTGCTGCCGTGAGCGATAAAGCCGATGACTGCAGGGCCGGCGAGAATGCCGGCATACCCCAGGGTGGTGATGGCCGGCACCGCGATATGTTCCGGCATGACCTTCTGTTTACCGACGGCGGTGTACAGCACCGGCACGATATTTGAACAACCGGCACCTACCAACGCATACCCCAGCAATGCAGTTTCCCAGGCCGGGAATAACGTAGCGAGCAACATGCCGGCGGTGGCCAGCGTGCCGCCAATCACGATCACCCGGGTGGCGCCCAGTCGTCGAACGATGGCATCACCAGTCAGGCGCCCCGCAGTCATGGTCAAGGCGAACGCCGCATAACCCAGGCCGGCATAGGCTTCATCGAGGCCACGCTCGGCGCTGAGGAACACTGCGCTCCAATCCAGCACCGCACCTTCGGCCAGAAATACGATGAAACACAGGCAGCCGATAAACAGCACCACACCGTGCGGTACAGCAAACGCCGGGCCCGAGCTTTCACTGCCGTAGGGCAACAGGTGCGGTCCGGCTTTGAGCAGTGCCGCCGCCATGATGACGATCACCACCAGTGTTGCCTGCAGCGGCGACAGGCCCAGCCCCAGCAACCCGGCCACTCCCGCCGCGCCGACAATGCCGCCCAGGCTGAATAAACCGTGGAAGCCCGACATCATGGTTTTGCCACTGGCGCGCTCAACGATTACCGCTTGCAGGTTGACCGTCGAATCCACGCTGCCCAGGCCTGCGCCAAACAGGAACAGCGCGGCCATCAGCAATGGAATCGAACTGACTGTGGCGAGCATTGGCAGCGCGAGGCAGATCATGAGGGTGCCGGCCGTCAGTACGCGTCGGCAGCCATAGCGTGAGGCCAGGGCGCCCGCGACGGGCATGGCGATAATCGACCCAACCCCCAGGCACAACAGCAACAGGCCCAGTGTGCCCTCATTGAGATTTGCGCGCGCTTTGGCATACGGCACCAGCGGCGCCCAGGCCGCGATGCCGAAGCCGGCGATGAAAAAGGCAATACGGGTCGACATTTGCTCCAGCCGCCCGGGAACCACGGGCGCTGGGGTGGGGATGGCAGTCATGAAAAATCCTTGGTTTTGCGTTCAACGAACGATGTCCGGCGCGACATCCTTGCACATCAGGCCCTGTCGAGCGAGCCGGGTTCCCTTGGCGATGGGGATTGGCGCGCAGGCGGGGAATTTATTTTTATAGCCTTGGAACGCACTCAAGGGCCGCGACCACACAAAGGCTATCGAGCCTTCAGGCGGTGGTCTGGAAGGTGCGTAATCTGCGCGAGAATGGACGAACCCCAGCTATCTTGCGTTGGATTACCACCTTCCAGCTCACTTCCCACGGGACGACCGTTCTGTAATACGCTGCCGCCAAATGTGAATGCAATTGGACGGATGAGCCGATGAAGATTTTCAGTCAGGTAGCGATATGACCCTGTTCTACGACGCACGGGGCAATATCTATGGCGTGGTCAGTCCGGGCTATTTGCGCAACCGAGGCATTGACGTGCCCGAGCGCGCCGACCTGGCCGCGAACACACGCAAGGATTGGGCTTCGTCGGCTATCGCGTCCGAATGTGGATGGGGCGCGTTGCCGCGTGCAGCGGATGCCAAGGCACACCGCTGCGATGGTTTATTGGTCGGGCCCTTCCAGTCGGCGCCGCCGTTTGACGTACTGATCGTCAATACGGACGGCTCACTTGCCGAGCGCAGTGGTAATGGACTGACGATTTTTTCTCAGTCGCTCACTGATCAAGGCTTGATGACTCAAGGCTGTGAGTTGCGGGTGCATCACGACAACGCGGATACCGCGTCACCCCTTGCGACCTATGTGGAACCTGCGGTCTACGAACAGCTTGCAGGATTCTGGCTGGCCCTGGGACAGCCGGAGTTTGGGCCAGCAGCGGTGGGTGCTTGCGGTATCGATTCGGTTGCCATGGGCGCGCGTGAATTCAGTCACGTCGACGCGCTGGCGGCGATCAACCGGCACTGGGCACAAAGCCAGTTTGTCCGTGTCGGTAATCCCCATTGCGTCACGCTCGTCGAGCAAACCTCGGCGTTACCTGACAATCAGTCGATGCTCCACCCCTCACTGTTTGAGCCGCTGCAGGCGATTGCTTTTGCGCCACCAGCCGGGCGCGGCCAACCGTGTTTGGCCGGGGTTAATCTGCAATGGGCCGCTCGGTCTACAGGCAATCAGCTTATCGCGCGCGTGTTTGAGCGGGGTGAGGGGCCTACCGCGTCCTCCGGGACCAGCGCCAGCGCGGTGGCATGCGCAGCGTGGCGGGCGGGTTGGGTCGAGGCAGGGGACGTGGCGGTGGTCATGCCGGGTGGCACGGCGCCGGTACGGTTGCAGAGTCAGGGTGAAACGCTGCTGAGCGTCAGTTTGTTCGGGGCTGCACGCCCGCAAACCTGAATTTGGAAGTGCAGCTGATATCTTTAATAAGTGTCAGCTGTTTCCTTGTCTGTTAGGTAATTTTGTAGAGTTAGTGTGGGAGTGTTCTCGTTGTTGGAGGAGGGTAACTAATCTTTTGTCTTATTCTGTAAAAGACACTTCCGGCTACACCGTACGAAACTTCTTTTTTATCTTTTAAGGGCCGCTTTTCGCCTGGAATCGCTAAGCTTCAACGCATTCAGGCGCTTTTTCCCGGCAGTTAAATCAGCATCCGAAGGGAGAAAGCCTTTCAATCAAATCATTGATGATGGGTAACTTGCGGATGGTTGATGCGTTTGCTTTTTCATGTTTCAAATTGATACTTCCAGAAGTAAATAACGACTTTCAGGTGCTGGCGTTCAAAGGCCGCGAAGTCGTTGATCAACCCTTTTTCATTAAACTGCAATTAGTCAGTGAAAATCCCTCCCTTGATCTGGAGGCACTGCTCCACCAGCCCGCCTACCTGGACTTCGGCGAAGCCGATGCCGGGCTGCACGGGCAGGTCTACGCGGTCGGCCGGTATGACCCGGGCGTTCGACTCACCCGGTACCATCTCACTCTGGCCCCCCGCCTGGCGTGTCTTGCCCATCGGCGCGACCAGCGGATTTTCCAACAACGCAGCGTGCCGCAGATCATTGCGGCGGTCCTTGAGCACCATGGCATCTTTGCCGACGCCTATGCCTTCGAACTCGGCCCTGTGGTCTACCCGCCACGCACGTTCTGCGTGCAGTACGCGGAAAC is a window of Pseudomonas antarctica DNA encoding:
- a CDS encoding glucose 1-dehydrogenase, which translates into the protein MQISLQQQVALVTGASSGIGAGAAKALAEAGAAVVLNYNSQAAPAEALAAQINADGGRAVAIGGDVSKEADVERLFAQTLDAFGHLDILVANSGLQKDANLVDMTLDDWNTVIGVNLTGQFLCARAAVRIFNRQGVREGVSRAAGKIIHMSSVHQIIPWAGHVNYAASKGGVEMLMRTLAQEVSEQRIRINGIAPGAIRTAINRAATEGAAQKELLKLIPYGRVGDVEDVANAVVWLASDASDYVVGSTLFIDGGMSLYPEFRGNG
- a CDS encoding sigma-70 family RNA polymerase sigma factor — protein: MIPQPPRRTGFFEHYEELIGTWTRRLKNRQQAEDLAHDTFVRVLESRSTEVEQPRAYLHQTARNIAVDAYRREDRREALALETFDQRSPHSGDPEHFMHAIQLADSIERALAELPVNCRRIFIWQKIEGLTQQEIAVRLGLSKNMVEKYMIRTLRHLRDRLDAMAP
- a CDS encoding diaminopimelate epimerase, with the translated sequence MTLFYDARGNIYGVVSPGYLRNRGIDVPERADLAANTRKDWASSAIASECGWGALPRAADAKAHRCDGLLVGPFQSAPPFDVLIVNTDGSLAERSGNGLTIFSQSLTDQGLMTQGCELRVHHDNADTASPLATYVEPAVYEQLAGFWLALGQPEFGPAAVGACGIDSVAMGAREFSHVDALAAINRHWAQSQFVRVGNPHCVTLVEQTSALPDNQSMLHPSLFEPLQAIAFAPPAGRGQPCLAGVNLQWAARSTGNQLIARVFERGEGPTASSGTSASAVACAAWRAGWVEAGDVAVVMPGGTAPVRLQSQGETLLSVSLFGAARPQT
- a CDS encoding glycoside hydrolase family 15 protein; this encodes MVDFKNEPQSAIDAHGIIGDMRSAALVNDTGSIDFFCWPEFDSPSIFCSLLDTPEAGAFQLTPDLPNARREQIYLPDTNVLQTRWLSDEAVVEITDLLAVTEEIDDLPLLIRRVRVVSGKATIHLRCAVRHDYARSATHAAADKGGVLFTADGQPGLRLVGSHPLSLDDHSAVASFTLTQEEGAEFVLGGEDDPRVTNHCTDLYLERTLKFWRGWIAQSNYRGRWREMVNRSALALKLLTSRKHGAIIAAATFGLPETPGGERNWDYRYTWIRDASFTVYAFMRLGFIEEANSYMRWLKGRVSDCCGQPTKINILYGIDGRQELPETELDHFSGHGGAKPVRVGNEAFDQIQLDIYGELMDAVYLVNKYGEAISHEGWKHTVEVADQVCEIWNQKDVGIWEMRGEQHHFLHSRLMCWVALDRAIRLASKRSLPAPFARWDQTRQAIYADIWSNFWNEERGHFVQHIGSTALDGSMLLMPLVRFVAATDPRWLSTLEAIQKSLVRDGMVYRYRNDDSQIDGLQGTEGAFAACSFWYVECLARAGQVEKAHLEFEQLLRYANPLGLYAEEFDSQARHLGNTPQALSHLALISAATFLDRKLSGEKTVWQP
- a CDS encoding MFS transporter, which encodes MTAIPTPAPVVPGRLEQMSTRIAFFIAGFGIAAWAPLVPYAKARANLNEGTLGLLLLCLGVGSIIAMPVAGALASRYGCRRVLTAGTLMICLALPMLATVSSIPLLMAALFLFGAGLGSVDSTVNLQAVIVERASGKTMMSGFHGLFSLGGIVGAAGVAGLLGLGLSPLQATLVVIVIMAAALLKAGPHLLPYGSESSGPAFAVPHGVVLFIGCLCFIVFLAEGAVLDWSAVFLSAERGLDEAYAGLGYAAFALTMTAGRLTGDAIVRRLGATRVIVIGGTLATAGMLLATLFPAWETALLGYALVGAGCSNIVPVLYTAVGKQKVMPEHIAVPAITTLGYAGILAGPAVIGFIAHGSSLSTAFVLIAMLLAGVAISGKILKV
- a CDS encoding TonB-dependent siderophore receptor yields the protein MKKLAVYNNKVSNTKIACWAPLALALAVSAALPAAYAADGIHIRAQPLGAALSQLGQQTSLQVFFSPEMVAGKQAPAVDGNVSPEQALGQLLHGSGLDYQMDAGSVTLRPQSNGTGEAGSPLELGVTDIKVVGDWLGDANAEVVQNHPGARTVIRREAMVEQGAMNVGDVLRRVPGVQVQEANGTGGSDISLNVGVRGLTSRLSPRSTVLIDGVPAAFAPYGQPQLSMAPISAGNLDSIDVVRGAGSVRYGPQNVGGVINFVTRAIPEKFSGDVGTTLETSAHGGWKHIENAFVGGTADNGIGAALLYSGVKGDGYRSSNNSNDIDDVIFKTHWAPTDQDDFSLNFHYYDASADMPGGLTQQQFRANPYQSVRDWDSFSGRRKDVSFKYIRQIDDRTQAEVLTYYSDSFRGSNIANRDLKTISSYPRTYYTFGIEPRVSHVFDVGPSTQEVSLGYRYLKEGMHEQASSLNLVNNVPTPGGQNDGHVYQDRTGGTEANAFYIDNKIDIGKWTITPGIRFEDIKTTWHDRPVVALNGVRTQEKNREVSNNEPLPALSVMYHVSDAWKLFANYETSFGSLQYFQLGQGGNGDQTANGLNPEKAKTYEIGTRYNDSVWGGEVTLFYIDFSDELQYVSNDVGWTNLGATKHQGIETSAHYDLSHLDPRLDGLTASAGFTYTKATSEGDVPFKGRDLPLYSREVATLGLRYDINHWTHNLDVYAQSGQRAPGTGTTYITQGTADGQYGDIAGYVSVNVRSGYDFGAQLSNLKLGVGVKNVFDQQHYTRSSDNNSGLYLGEPRTFFVQASVGF
- a CDS encoding FecR family protein, which produces MMDNRSRDEAAQWFVRLQDAELSVEERQRFDAWRNECPEHQYEFDLLQGVWSATDLLPKARLQALCDEPVERPERRAILRYGIAASVVAAALGLGLFSALDHTKPYSAEFSTRLGEHRQVALPDGSMMDLNSRSVVAVHYEKGRRGVELKQGEAMFSVEHDTRRPFIVAAGAGQVTVTGTRFDVRRDDDQTRVVVEAGTVKVQGRSSDQIVTLTAGRGTHVDPRGQVAAAYAVNADELTAWRTGKLVFNNATLGEVVREVSRYREQPLRVNTAAVSNLRLTSVFKSSDTDALLKALPHILPVAVRALPDGSQEIISR